Proteins encoded in a region of the Populus nigra chromosome 3, ddPopNigr1.1, whole genome shotgun sequence genome:
- the LOC133690296 gene encoding CRS2-associated factor 1, chloroplastic — MALKLFPTPFPIFAPPSPNPSHRPSTEVHFSRWFNANADKFNQRYRSQQEIEEDISRRRRFTSANNIVTNYDPKNAAEVDISFFKSTGTPSSPSSPSIPGKKSKYSKPLKKTHPAFLPKITRVPLPRNNAKPPIDRKADIKLSEDGVSYVIDGAPFEFKYSYTETPKVKPLKLREAPYAPFGPITMPRPWTGRAPLPPSKKKLREFDSFVLPPPDKKGVKPVQAPGPFLPGAGPRYAKTREEILGDPLTQEEIQELVDGCLKAKRQLNMGRDGLTHNMLDNIHAHWKRRRVCKIKCKGVCTVDMDNVCQQLEERTGGKIIYRKGGVLYLFRGRNYNYRFRPRFPLMLWKPVTPVYPRLIQRAPEGLTLQEASGMRNKGRKLIPICKLGKNGVYRDLVRNVREAFEECDLVRINCQGMNGSDFRKIGAKLRDLVPCVLISFECEHILMWRGRDWKSSFTKPVNDGDEAKNSSIDGATSATPLLEGLQNETFSVKDASTLNLKTSRMDAEDQGEDLSQKDIDETFAAEIFISTATEIYESKTTPDNDDSSAVTKSEAMRITSGSEVILDDRGYINEMLITTSVESDTTLERIGNMEKLQNVSEGSHVSELAKLNESYTQGVLELLKQAVEIGSAVVLDANLDADAVYEKATAFAQSAPPCPVFRRQPRNKVVQKSEMQENEELEVKQVTSFSKMGGGSERKSSKVRRKYFNEQYVDSVPQGSLRVDELAKLLA; from the exons ATGGCGCTAAAATTATTTCCAACCCCGTTCCCAATCTTTGCACCACCGTCTCCGAACCCATCCCACCGCCCGTCCACCGAGGTCCACTTCTCTCGATGGTTCAACGCCAATGCAGACAAATTCAACCAACGCTACCGCTCCCAACAAGAAATCGAAGAAGATATCAGCCGCCGTCGCCGCTTCACTTCCGCCAACAACATCGTCACTAATTACGACCCGAAAAACGCCGCTGAAGTAGATATCTCTTTTTTCAAATCCACTGGCACACCTTCCTCTCCTTCCTCTCCTTCTATCCCGGGTAAGAAATCTAAGTACTCCAAACCCTTGAAAAAAACCCACCCAGCTTTTCTTCCCAAAATTACCAGAGTGCCCCTACCGCGAAACAACGCCAAACCCCCCATTGACAGGAAAGCGGACATCAAGCTAAGCGAAGACGGCGTCTCCTATGTAATAGACGGCGCACCGTTCGAGTTCAAGTACAGCTACACGGAGACGCCGAAGGTGAAGCCGTTGAAACTAAGGGAGGCGCCGTATGCGCCGTTTGGGCCCATCACGATGCCAAGGCCTTGGACTGGGCGTGCCCCGTTGCCGCCCAGCAAAAAGAAGCTGAGAGAGTTTGATTCGTTTGTTTTGCCCCCTCCGGATAAGAAGGGAGTCAAGCCGGTTCAGGCACCGGGTCCCTTTTTGCCCGGGGCGGGCCCTAGGTACGCAAAGACTAGAGAGGAGATATTAGGTGATCCTTTGACACAAGAGGAGATTCAAGAGTTGGTTGATGGATGCTTGAAAGCAAAGCGACAATTGAATATGG GGAGAGATGGTTTGACGCATAACATGTTGGATAATATACATGCGCATTGGAAGCGGAGGAGAGTGTGTAAAATCAAATGCAAAGGAGTATGTACTGTGGATATGGACAATGTGTGTCAGCAATTAGAG GAAAGGACTGGAGGGAAGATCATTTACAGAAAGGGAGGGGTGTTGTATCTTTTCCGAGGAAGAAACTACAACTATCGATTTCGACCCCGCTTTCCTCTTATGTTGTGGAAACCTGTTACGCCTGTTTATCCAAGGTTGATTCAACGAGCTCCAGAGGGTCTAACATTGCAAGAAGCATCTGGGATGCGGAATAAAGGGCGGAAACTGATACCAATATGTAAACTAG GGAAAAATGGTGTGTACCGTGATTTAGTGAGAAATGTCAGAGAGGCGTTTGAAGAGTGTGATTTGGTCCGAATAAATTGTCAAGGGATGAATGGAAGTGATTTTAGGAAAATTGGAGCCAAACTCAGG GACCTTGTCCCATGTGTGCTGATCTCATTTGAATGCGAGCACATCCTCATGTGGAGGGGAAGAGATTGGAAGTCCTCCTTCACAAAACCAGTAAATGATGGTGATGAAGCTAAGAATTCTAGCATTGACGGTGCAACTTCTGCCACACCACTTTTGGAGGGCCTACAAAATGAAACTTTCTCAGTAAAGGATGCCAGCACACTGAATTTAAAAACGTCCAGGATGGATGCTGAAGATCAAGGAGAGGATCTATCCCAAAAGGACATAGATGAGACATTTGCAGCTGAGATTTTTATTTCAACCGCTACAGAAATCTATGAAAGTAAAACCACACCAGATAATGATGACAGTTCTGCTGTTACCAAGTCTGAAGCCATGAGAATTACAAGTGGCAGTGAAGTAATATTGGATGATAGAGGGTATATTAATGAAATGCTAATTACCACGTCGGTGGAATCTGATACCACACTGGAAAGAATTGGGAACATGGAAAAGCTCCAAAATGTTTCAGAAGGTTCCCATGTTAGTGAACTGGCAAAATTGAATGAATCTTATACGCAGGGAGTTTTAGAATTGTTGAAACAAGCTGTAGAGATTGGGAGTGCAGTTGTCCTAGATGCAAATTTGGATGCTGATGCGGTTTACGAGAAGGCTACTGCCTTTGCACAGTCTGCTCCTCCTTGTCCTGTTTTTAGGCGCCAACCCAGGAACAAAGTGGTTCAAAAGAGCGAGATGCAAGAAAACGAGGAATTGGAAGTTAAACAAGTCACAAGCTTCTCCAAGATGGGAGGAGGTAGCGAGAGGAAGAGTTCTAAGGTtagaagaaaatatttcaatgaACAATATGTAGATTCTGTACCACAAGGAAGCCTAAGAGTGGATGAACTTGCTAAACTGTTGGCATGA